A single genomic interval of uncultured Sphaerochaeta sp. harbors:
- the leuC gene encoding 3-isopropylmalate dehydratase large subunit gives MGMTMTQKILAHHAKLESVRAGQLIMADLDMVLGNDITAPVAINEFGKFGKETVFDKDKVALVPDHFSPNKDIKAAEQCKALRCFAHDHEITNYFDVGQMGIEHALLPEKGLVGAGDLVIGADSHTCTYGALGAFSTGVGSTDMACGMATGQAWFKVPTAIKFNLTGSLAPHVSGKDLILHIIGMIGVDGALYQSMEFSGEGVKNLTIDDRFTIANMAIEAGAKNGIFPVDEVTLEYLKEHCPKEPAIYEADSDAEYERVINIDLGTVKSTVSFPHLPSNTRTIDEVGEVRIDQVVIGSCTNGHISDLRQAAAILKGKKIAKHVRTLIFPATQEIWKQAMHEGLFDIFIDSGCAVSTPTCGPCLGGHMGILAEGERAVSTTNRNFVGRMGHVKSEVYLASPAVAAASAIAGYIADPAKVMEE, from the coding sequence ATGGGTATGACAATGACACAGAAAATCCTGGCCCACCACGCCAAGCTGGAGAGCGTACGCGCTGGACAGTTGATCATGGCGGACCTGGATATGGTACTGGGCAACGATATAACGGCTCCAGTTGCCATCAACGAATTTGGAAAATTCGGCAAGGAGACGGTATTTGACAAGGATAAGGTTGCCCTTGTCCCAGACCACTTCTCCCCTAACAAGGATATCAAGGCAGCAGAACAGTGCAAAGCACTACGTTGTTTCGCACACGACCATGAGATCACCAACTATTTTGATGTAGGCCAGATGGGTATTGAGCATGCCTTGCTTCCAGAGAAAGGCTTGGTCGGGGCAGGAGATTTGGTCATCGGTGCGGATAGTCATACCTGTACCTATGGTGCCTTGGGCGCATTCTCCACTGGTGTTGGTTCCACTGACATGGCTTGCGGTATGGCTACCGGACAAGCTTGGTTCAAGGTGCCGACAGCCATCAAGTTCAATCTTACCGGTTCCCTCGCTCCTCATGTGAGTGGAAAGGACCTGATCCTCCACATCATTGGGATGATCGGGGTGGATGGTGCACTCTACCAGAGCATGGAGTTTAGTGGCGAAGGGGTAAAGAACCTTACCATCGACGACCGTTTTACCATCGCAAATATGGCCATCGAGGCCGGTGCCAAGAATGGAATCTTCCCTGTGGACGAAGTAACCTTGGAGTACTTGAAAGAGCACTGTCCGAAGGAACCAGCCATCTACGAAGCAGATAGTGATGCTGAGTATGAGAGGGTGATCAACATCGACCTCGGCACAGTGAAGAGCACGGTAAGCTTCCCCCACCTTCCGTCCAACACCAGGACCATCGATGAAGTCGGTGAGGTGAGAATTGACCAGGTTGTCATCGGAAGCTGCACCAACGGCCACATCAGTGACCTGAGGCAAGCCGCTGCCATCCTCAAGGGAAAGAAGATTGCCAAGCATGTACGTACCCTGATCTTCCCTGCAACACAGGAGATCTGGAAGCAGGCAATGCATGAGGGTCTCTTTGATATCTTCATCGACAGCGGTTGTGCTGTTTCCACTCCCACCTGTGGTCCCTGTCTTGGCGGACATATGGGAATTCTCGCAGAAGGGGAACGTGCGGTGAGTACCACCAACCGTAACTTTGTGGGAAGAATGGGTCATGTGAAGAGTGAAGTCTATCTTGCCAGTCCGGCCGTTGCCGCTGCAAGTGCGATCGCAGGATATATCGCCGATCCTGCAAAGGTTATGGAGGAGTAA
- the leuD gene encoding 3-isopropylmalate dehydratase small subunit — MQAKGTVFRYGDNVDTDVIIPARYLNTSNHKELASHCMEDIDQDFIKQVKEGDIMVADKNFGCGSSREHAPIAIKESGISCVIARTFARIFYRNAINIGLPILECPEACDGIKAGDVVSVDFNTGTITNESTGAVFHSEPFPPFMQDLIASGGLAGYIANGGGKA, encoded by the coding sequence ATGCAAGCCAAAGGAACGGTTTTTAGATATGGGGACAACGTCGATACCGATGTAATCATCCCAGCGAGGTACCTTAATACCTCCAATCACAAGGAGCTGGCCTCCCACTGCATGGAGGATATCGACCAGGATTTCATCAAACAGGTGAAAGAGGGCGATATCATGGTAGCTGACAAGAATTTTGGTTGTGGTTCAAGCCGTGAGCATGCTCCCATTGCCATCAAGGAGAGTGGGATCAGCTGCGTAATCGCAAGAACATTCGCAAGAATCTTCTACCGCAACGCAATCAATATCGGGCTCCCCATCCTTGAATGCCCTGAGGCCTGTGACGGGATCAAGGCCGGTGATGTGGTCAGTGTAGATTTCAACACTGGTACCATTACCAATGAGAGCACAGGAGCTGTGTTCCATAGTGAGCCATTTCCTCCCTTCATGCAGGACTTGATCGCAAGTGGTGGACTTGCCGGTTACATCGCAAACGGGGGAGGCAAGGCATGA
- the leuB gene encoding 3-isopropylmalate dehydrogenase: MKKHIALVSGDGIGPDIVREGVKVLDAVAKKFSHEFTTSSYDAGGVALDKVGIPLPDATLEGCKQSDGVLLGAVGGPKWDTLPSHLRPEKALLGLRGGMGLFCNLRPAILYKQLADACPLKSEIIGEGLDIMVVRELTGGIYFGERGRSEDRAYDTMAYTVVEIERIVRKGFEIAQKRSKRLCSVDKANILNSSQLWREVVQRIQSEYPDVEVSHMYVDNAAMQLVRNPRQFDVIVTSNMFGDILSDEASQITGSIGMLPSASLAEDGFGMYEPIHGSAPDIAGKDLANPIATILSVAMMLRYSFSLSEEADAIEKAVSSVLDAGYRTADIYIDGMKKIGTSEMGDLIAQAL, encoded by the coding sequence ATGAAGAAGCATATTGCACTCGTTAGCGGCGATGGAATCGGACCAGATATCGTGAGAGAGGGCGTAAAAGTCCTTGACGCGGTCGCAAAGAAATTTTCCCATGAGTTCACTACCAGCAGCTATGATGCAGGTGGTGTGGCCCTCGACAAGGTAGGGATTCCCCTTCCTGATGCCACCCTTGAGGGGTGTAAGCAGAGTGACGGGGTGCTCCTTGGGGCTGTTGGCGGGCCGAAGTGGGATACCCTTCCTTCCCACCTGAGACCAGAGAAGGCCCTGCTCGGCTTGCGTGGCGGGATGGGGTTGTTCTGCAACCTGCGTCCTGCAATTCTTTACAAGCAACTCGCTGATGCCTGCCCTCTGAAGAGCGAAATCATTGGTGAAGGACTGGATATCATGGTGGTTCGTGAACTCACCGGCGGTATCTACTTCGGCGAGCGCGGTCGCAGTGAAGACCGTGCCTATGATACCATGGCCTATACAGTAGTGGAGATTGAGCGGATTGTACGAAAGGGTTTTGAGATTGCCCAGAAGCGTTCAAAGCGCCTATGCAGTGTAGACAAGGCAAATATCCTCAATTCCAGCCAGCTCTGGAGAGAGGTGGTACAAAGAATACAAAGTGAGTACCCTGACGTGGAAGTAAGCCACATGTATGTCGATAATGCAGCAATGCAGCTGGTTCGTAACCCCCGCCAGTTCGATGTAATTGTAACCTCGAACATGTTTGGGGATATCCTCAGTGATGAGGCGAGCCAGATCACCGGTTCCATCGGGATGCTCCCATCAGCCTCCTTGGCTGAGGATGGGTTTGGAATGTACGAGCCCATACACGGCAGTGCTCCTGATATTGCGGGCAAGGACCTGGCCAATCCGATTGCAACAATTCTTTCGGTTGCCATGATGTTGCGCTACAGCTTCTCCCTCTCTGAGGAGGCTGATGCAATCGAGAAGGCAGTTAGCTCGGTGTTGGATGCAGGGTACCGTACAGCAGATATTTACATCGACGGTATGAAAAAGATCGGTACGAGTGAGATGGGCGACTTGATAGCCCAGGCCCTGTAA
- the ilvD gene encoding dihydroxy-acid dehydratase — MDESKRRSAQMTEGADRSPHRSLMKALGWTDREIHMPIIGIVNGANEIIPGHIHLDRIVNAVKSGVRQAGGNPVSFPVIGVCDGIAMGHTGMKYSLASREVIADSIEIMATAHPFDALVFVPNCDKIVPGMLMAAARINIPSIFVSGGPMLAGKIPGDSSCGTSLSVMFEKVGSLAAGLISEEELLSYENNACPTCGSCSGMFTANSMNCLTEAIGMGLPGNGTIPAVYSARDRLAKEAGYQIMDLLRKNIRPLDIMTKEAFANAMAVDMALGCSTNTMLHLPAIAHEAGVDLDIFMANDIAAKVPNLCHLAPAGPDHIEDLYEAGGVLAVMRELGEAGLLNADLPTVSAKTIGELYRAAPIYNHEVIRPIDNPFSKTGGIAVLRGNLAPDGAVVKRSAVDEKMLVHKGPARVFDSEEDTIKAIFAGEIKAGDVVVIRYEGPKGGPGMREMLSPTSAIAGMNLDKDVALITDGRFSGATRGASIGHVSPEAAEGGPISLVQEGDTISIDIPKGELSLLVDEKTLLERKNQWVCKEPPITTGYLARYAKQVTSASTGAVFKK; from the coding sequence ATGGACGAAAGCAAGAGACGTTCAGCGCAGATGACTGAGGGAGCCGATAGGTCCCCACACCGGTCGCTGATGAAGGCACTTGGATGGACAGACCGTGAAATCCATATGCCGATCATTGGTATCGTGAATGGGGCCAATGAGATTATTCCAGGACATATTCACCTTGATAGGATTGTCAATGCTGTAAAGAGCGGGGTACGCCAAGCGGGGGGAAACCCTGTCTCGTTCCCTGTTATTGGGGTATGTGATGGAATCGCCATGGGTCATACAGGGATGAAATACTCTCTGGCGAGCCGTGAGGTCATCGCTGATTCCATCGAGATCATGGCAACAGCCCATCCCTTTGATGCTCTGGTTTTCGTTCCCAACTGTGATAAGATTGTCCCTGGAATGTTGATGGCGGCCGCCAGGATCAACATCCCTTCCATTTTTGTCTCCGGTGGACCGATGCTTGCCGGTAAGATTCCCGGCGACAGCTCCTGTGGAACGAGCCTTTCAGTCATGTTTGAGAAAGTGGGAAGCCTTGCAGCCGGATTGATCAGTGAGGAAGAGTTGCTCTCCTATGAGAACAATGCCTGTCCGACCTGTGGTTCTTGCAGTGGTATGTTTACTGCCAACAGCATGAACTGCCTTACCGAAGCCATTGGAATGGGGCTCCCCGGCAATGGGACCATCCCAGCTGTCTACAGTGCTCGTGACCGGCTTGCCAAGGAAGCAGGATACCAGATCATGGATTTGCTGAGGAAGAACATCCGTCCCCTGGATATCATGACCAAGGAAGCGTTTGCCAATGCGATGGCCGTGGATATGGCCTTGGGTTGCAGTACCAATACCATGCTCCATCTGCCGGCAATAGCCCATGAGGCTGGTGTTGACCTGGATATTTTCATGGCGAATGATATTGCTGCCAAGGTACCCAATCTTTGCCATCTTGCCCCAGCTGGTCCTGACCACATCGAAGACCTCTATGAGGCTGGTGGTGTACTTGCAGTGATGAGAGAACTGGGAGAGGCCGGACTGCTCAATGCAGACCTGCCAACGGTGAGTGCGAAGACGATCGGTGAACTCTATCGCGCAGCACCCATTTACAACCATGAGGTCATTCGCCCCATCGACAACCCGTTCAGCAAGACCGGGGGAATCGCCGTACTCAGGGGAAACCTTGCTCCCGATGGGGCTGTGGTGAAGCGGAGTGCTGTTGATGAGAAAATGTTGGTGCACAAGGGGCCAGCGAGAGTATTCGACAGTGAGGAAGATACCATCAAGGCGATCTTTGCTGGAGAGATCAAGGCAGGGGATGTCGTTGTCATCCGCTATGAAGGACCGAAGGGAGGCCCTGGCATGCGTGAGATGCTCAGTCCCACCAGTGCCATTGCCGGTATGAACCTGGACAAGGATGTTGCCCTGATCACCGATGGCCGCTTCAGTGGTGCCACCAGGGGAGCTTCCATCGGACATGTCAGCCCAGAGGCTGCTGAGGGTGGTCCAATCTCCCTCGTCCAGGAAGGGGATACGATCAGCATTGATATACCAAAGGGTGAGCTCAGTTTGTTGGTCGATGAGAAGACGCTTCTTGAGCGGAAGAATCAATGGGTCTGCAAGGAGCCGCCTATTACCACCGGGTATTTGGCACGCTATGCCAAGCAGGTAACCAGTGCTTCCACCGGTGCTGTCTTCAAGAAATGA
- the ilvB gene encoding biosynthetic-type acetolactate synthase large subunit: MQMTGAQIIIECLIEQGVDTVFGFPGGAVLPLYDALYQNQSRIHHILTSHEQGASHAADGYARSTGKVGVCIATSGPGATNLVTGIATAYMDSVPMVAFTGNVTVPLLGKDSFQEVDITGITMPITKHNFIVKDVADLAETIRSAFRIAQEGRPGPVLIDVPKDVTVYTADFSPQPIEALQPRTERLSEKSMEQALQLIKQAQKPMCYIGGGVIRAKASEELSQFLENIDSPACTSLMGVGAVSSLSPRFTGLVGMHGTKVSNMSVSACDLLVVIGARFSDRVVSKASAFAKNAKIIHIDVDPAEIDKNIKTYCHLIGDLKVVLNELNNRIVNPMTHTKWMEQVSEYKKRYPIRVDSESARSKEILKALQSVLPEGFFAVTEVGQHQMWAAQFLKHLQPGHFLTSGGLGTMGYGTGAAIGAQVANPDARVINVAGDGSFKMNCNELATIARYQLPVIILLMNNQTLGMVRQWQTLFFDRRYSETTLDTPIDWLKLAEAYGVKGMRISKTDDPKPILQAALDLGEAVLIDCEIPVDDKVYPMVAPGASIDEMLGVEEVGE, from the coding sequence ATGCAGATGACTGGAGCACAAATAATCATAGAATGTCTGATAGAACAGGGCGTGGATACCGTCTTTGGGTTTCCTGGAGGGGCAGTATTGCCTCTCTATGATGCCCTATACCAGAATCAGAGCAGAATCCACCATATTCTGACCAGCCATGAGCAGGGTGCCAGCCACGCTGCTGACGGGTATGCCAGGAGCACAGGAAAGGTAGGTGTATGTATTGCGACCAGTGGACCTGGAGCCACAAACCTTGTTACCGGTATAGCCACAGCCTATATGGATAGTGTCCCCATGGTCGCCTTCACCGGGAATGTGACCGTTCCTCTTCTGGGCAAGGACAGTTTCCAGGAAGTTGATATTACCGGTATTACTATGCCAATTACCAAGCACAACTTCATTGTGAAGGATGTAGCTGACTTGGCAGAGACGATACGCAGCGCATTCAGGATTGCTCAGGAGGGCAGACCTGGTCCTGTCCTGATCGATGTTCCGAAGGATGTGACGGTCTATACCGCTGATTTCTCACCTCAGCCTATTGAGGCCTTGCAACCCCGTACTGAACGACTGAGTGAAAAGAGCATGGAACAGGCTTTGCAACTGATCAAGCAAGCCCAGAAACCGATGTGCTATATCGGTGGTGGTGTTATCAGGGCCAAGGCGAGTGAAGAGCTCTCCCAGTTCCTGGAAAACATCGACAGCCCTGCCTGTACCTCGTTGATGGGTGTCGGAGCTGTGAGCTCCCTCAGTCCTCGTTTTACCGGTTTGGTCGGCATGCATGGGACGAAAGTCTCAAACATGAGTGTTTCCGCCTGCGATCTTCTGGTGGTAATCGGTGCGCGCTTCAGTGACCGGGTTGTCAGCAAAGCCAGTGCATTTGCGAAGAATGCCAAGATTATCCACATCGATGTGGACCCGGCTGAAATTGACAAGAATATCAAGACCTACTGTCACTTGATCGGGGACCTGAAAGTAGTGCTGAATGAGCTGAACAACCGTATAGTGAATCCCATGACGCATACGAAGTGGATGGAGCAGGTCTCTGAGTACAAGAAGCGATACCCAATCAGGGTGGACAGCGAGAGTGCTCGCTCCAAGGAAATCCTGAAAGCGCTGCAGAGCGTACTTCCTGAAGGGTTCTTTGCCGTTACTGAGGTTGGTCAGCACCAGATGTGGGCAGCACAGTTCCTCAAGCACCTTCAGCCTGGTCACTTCCTCACCAGTGGTGGGCTTGGAACCATGGGGTATGGAACAGGAGCTGCTATCGGTGCACAGGTAGCCAATCCTGATGCTCGCGTCATCAATGTTGCCGGGGATGGCAGTTTCAAGATGAACTGCAATGAACTGGCTACCATTGCGCGGTATCAGCTACCGGTTATCATTCTCTTGATGAACAACCAGACACTGGGCATGGTACGTCAGTGGCAGACGCTCTTCTTCGACCGACGTTACAGTGAGACCACTCTCGATACCCCCATCGATTGGCTGAAACTTGCTGAGGCCTATGGGGTGAAGGGAATGAGAATCAGCAAGACTGATGATCCAAAGCCGATTCTTCAAGCTGCGTTGGATCTTGGAGAGGCCGTCCTTATTGACTGTGAGATACCTGTCGATGACAAGGTCTATCCGATGGTTGCCCCTGGTGCATCCATTGATGAGATGCTTGGTGTTGAAGAGGTAGGGGAGTAA
- a CDS encoding helix-turn-helix transcriptional regulator — MKHREIGQAIKELRQQKNMTQEELIERADLSRSQLYYIESGKRTPRLPTIHSICAALELSFLEFVHYLYRYSPTSSTPSISSMDAPGATIG; from the coding sequence ATGAAACACAGAGAAATTGGACAAGCAATCAAAGAACTCAGACAGCAGAAAAACATGACACAGGAAGAACTCATAGAGAGAGCTGACCTCTCTCGAAGCCAGCTCTATTATATTGAATCGGGGAAACGGACACCCCGCCTTCCCACAATCCATAGTATTTGTGCCGCGCTCGAACTTTCATTTCTCGAGTTTGTGCACTATCTCTATCGTTACTCCCCTACCTCTTCAACACCAAGCATCTCATCAATGGATGCACCAGGGGCAACCATCGGATAG
- a CDS encoding rubredoxin-like domain-containing protein has protein sequence MEDDMRQLSAEELAVLCTNLQKACTKQHREEESALFATLASYYEKQRTTKTDSDHKALLDAVNKDLSNGYAEANKAAENSNDRGAKRALVWGEKASKLLKALMMRYEKQGGALLENTNVWVCEICGFVYVGDTPPSVCPICKVPSFKIHPIQKEAI, from the coding sequence ATGGAGGACGATATGAGACAGTTGTCGGCCGAAGAACTTGCGGTACTCTGCACCAATTTGCAGAAGGCTTGCACTAAACAGCATAGAGAGGAGGAATCTGCACTGTTCGCTACGCTTGCTTCTTATTATGAGAAGCAAAGAACCACCAAGACTGACTCTGATCACAAGGCTCTGCTTGATGCAGTGAACAAGGATTTGTCTAATGGGTATGCAGAAGCAAACAAGGCTGCTGAGAATTCCAATGACAGGGGAGCCAAACGAGCTCTAGTATGGGGAGAGAAGGCTTCAAAACTGCTGAAAGCGCTTATGATGCGTTATGAAAAACAGGGTGGTGCACTCTTGGAAAACACCAATGTGTGGGTGTGTGAGATTTGTGGTTTTGTGTATGTAGGGGATACCCCTCCCTCTGTATGCCCGATCTGTAAAGTACCCAGTTTCAAGATCCATCCCATCCAGAAGGAGGCAATCTGA
- a CDS encoding 4Fe-4S ferredoxin, with the protein MHAARNISLCTKDCVCLFICPTGATDTENGQIDFARCLDGCRLCVDACPSHAIYLVPSVYPSPQAKSDEVRKSLFALAKSKATQESLARGLAEASDDPLFKQLMHAVATSNRVLAEDCYREAGYILPQSEAVTSWLKQLLSDHSSDKDFPSDAVKALLEKL; encoded by the coding sequence ATGCACGCTGCAAGAAATATTTCACTCTGCACCAAGGATTGTGTCTGTCTGTTCATCTGTCCTACAGGTGCGACTGATACGGAAAATGGACAGATTGATTTCGCTCGATGCCTGGATGGCTGCCGACTCTGTGTTGATGCCTGTCCAAGCCATGCAATCTATCTTGTTCCCTCTGTGTATCCCTCTCCTCAGGCAAAGAGTGATGAAGTGAGGAAGAGCTTGTTTGCACTTGCGAAGAGTAAGGCAACCCAGGAGAGTCTGGCCAGAGGACTCGCTGAGGCAAGTGATGATCCTCTCTTCAAGCAGCTCATGCATGCCGTTGCAACAAGCAATCGTGTACTTGCCGAGGACTGTTATCGTGAAGCAGGATATATCCTGCCACAAAGTGAGGCAGTAACTTCTTGGTTGAAGCAATTACTCAGTGACCATTCCTCTGATAAGGATTTTCCTTCTGATGCGGTTAAGGCACTCTTGGAAAAGCTGTAG
- a CDS encoding MFS transporter — protein sequence MKQILSLYRGLPQPIYVLFFATVVNAVGIFIYPFLTLYLTRRLGYTPLQAGTFMTIASILYVPGSFIGSKLADTIGRKPVLVVFQLLMDLCFILAGFFEGEAFVPYFILLGLFFDGAVDPAREALKTDVTTIENRQVSFSLIYLGHNVGYSIGPVIAGYLFYKAPEWLFYGNAAAGILSVLLVMIKIKESKPSKELIEESKGWDTTEKGEEGGLFKALLTRPRLLLFALSITFFSFAYSQTLFALPLLTTNLFGQAGAPLYGKMMAINGIVVVICNPIIVSLLRRFHPLANSTLSGIFYAIGFGLFAFATTPFVFMALTVIYTLGEIISATNDNFYVANNTPISHRSRFSAILPIIMGTGHAIAPITGGLIIESYSMSLLWITTALAALIGATGVFLIYLKEKQERK from the coding sequence ATGAAGCAGATACTCTCCCTCTATAGGGGGTTGCCGCAGCCGATCTATGTTCTCTTCTTTGCAACAGTCGTCAATGCAGTAGGGATATTCATCTATCCATTCCTGACGCTCTATCTCACCAGACGATTGGGCTATACCCCGCTGCAAGCGGGTACCTTCATGACCATCGCCTCCATCCTCTATGTCCCTGGCTCCTTCATCGGCAGCAAACTTGCCGATACCATCGGGCGAAAGCCGGTGTTGGTGGTTTTCCAACTGCTTATGGATCTCTGTTTCATCCTGGCAGGATTCTTTGAGGGAGAGGCATTCGTGCCCTACTTCATCCTGCTGGGTTTGTTCTTCGATGGAGCGGTCGACCCTGCACGAGAGGCCCTGAAAACCGATGTGACTACAATTGAAAACCGCCAGGTTTCATTCAGCCTCATCTACCTTGGACATAATGTAGGCTACTCCATCGGCCCGGTCATTGCAGGGTACCTGTTCTATAAAGCTCCTGAGTGGTTGTTTTATGGGAATGCTGCAGCAGGCATTCTCTCCGTGCTGCTTGTCATGATCAAGATAAAGGAGAGCAAACCCTCCAAGGAACTGATCGAGGAGAGCAAGGGATGGGATACTACAGAAAAAGGTGAGGAGGGAGGCCTTTTCAAGGCATTGCTCACCCGTCCAAGACTCCTGCTCTTTGCCCTTTCAATTACCTTTTTCAGCTTTGCCTACAGCCAGACGCTGTTTGCCCTTCCCCTACTCACCACCAACCTGTTCGGCCAGGCGGGAGCACCCCTGTATGGGAAAATGATGGCAATCAACGGGATAGTGGTGGTTATATGCAATCCGATTATCGTAAGCTTGCTTAGACGGTTTCACCCTCTGGCCAATTCAACCCTCTCTGGTATTTTCTATGCGATCGGATTCGGACTCTTTGCATTTGCGACCACCCCATTCGTTTTCATGGCATTGACAGTGATCTACACGTTGGGGGAGATCATATCTGCAACGAATGACAATTTTTACGTGGCCAACAATACTCCGATCAGCCACCGCTCACGGTTCTCTGCAATCCTGCCCATCATCATGGGGACCGGGCATGCAATAGCCCCCATAACCGGGGGCCTGATCATCGAATCGTACTCCATGAGCCTGCTCTGGATCACCACTGCCCTGGCTGCCCTTATCGGGGCAACCGGAGTCTTCCTGATCTACCTGAAGGAAAAACAGGAACGAAAGTAA
- a CDS encoding HAD family hydrolase, which translates to MFECKLICTDIDGTLLDTNHQISDRTKEAIRRARRKGIIVALVSGRISGSLTLIQEELGITGPLGCFNGSLVLDEDGKELEAHPIRGEQCMQVLSYLAQTKLEYFVFTNESWYMNEMNAWYDVEVRASRTQGRIASLDNLCDTLDAGERPFKLLAMHNDHEYMREQEKELKARFGSSLNIFSSSPRYIEILARGVDKGHAVRSLCESYGVGPGTVMAVGDYYNDIGMFRAAGYAVAMANAPDEVKAHSHACTASNSEDGLALAIESVL; encoded by the coding sequence ATGTTTGAATGCAAACTCATCTGTACAGATATAGACGGAACCCTGCTTGATACAAACCACCAGATCAGCGACAGAACAAAGGAAGCCATTCGCCGTGCACGGCGAAAGGGCATTATTGTTGCGCTTGTCAGCGGAAGGATCTCAGGAAGCCTTACCCTGATCCAAGAGGAACTGGGAATCACCGGTCCACTGGGGTGTTTCAATGGCTCGCTTGTGCTGGATGAGGACGGAAAGGAATTGGAAGCACACCCTATCAGAGGGGAGCAGTGCATGCAGGTTCTCTCCTACCTTGCACAGACTAAGCTAGAGTATTTTGTTTTTACCAATGAGAGTTGGTACATGAATGAGATGAATGCCTGGTATGATGTTGAGGTAAGAGCTTCACGCACACAGGGACGTATTGCCTCCCTGGACAATCTTTGTGACACGCTAGACGCGGGAGAGAGACCCTTTAAGCTCTTGGCAATGCATAATGACCATGAGTATATGAGAGAACAAGAAAAAGAACTGAAGGCACGATTTGGCAGTTCCTTGAATATCTTCAGCTCCTCCCCCCGCTATATTGAAATTCTGGCAAGAGGTGTGGACAAGGGTCATGCAGTTCGCTCTCTCTGTGAATCGTATGGGGTGGGCCCAGGAACCGTCATGGCAGTGGGTGACTACTACAATGACATCGGGATGTTCCGAGCAGCTGGATATGCAGTTGCTATGGCAAATGCACCCGATGAGGTAAAGGCACATTCCCACGCATGTACTGCCAGCAATAGCGAAGATGGTTTGGCCCTGGCCATCGAGTCAGTCCTATGA